A section of the Candidatus Binatia bacterium genome encodes:
- a CDS encoding glycoside hydrolase translates to MSPSKRYVCIHGHFYQPPRENPWLEVIDRQESAAPYHDWNERVTAECYEPNAAARVLDRKGRILKLRNNYAAISFNFGPTLLAWLQRTHPELYGRIIDSDRESQRRYGAGSAIAQVYGHAILPLASPRDQITQVRWGIQDFSFRFGRPPEGMWLPETAVDEASLRVLAEHGIRFTILAPHQARRVSYGGGAWHDTHGEGIDPTRPYLCDLGQGRSIVVFFYDGPIARGIAFEGWLQDGRALAARIVSRAEGMQENGILHVAADGETYGHHHRFGEMALAAALEALENDPRIRLINYGAYLRAVEVRDRVEIRPFTSWSCAHGVERWRSGCSCHAGHPSWDHAWREPLREALDWLKAKLDVLFEQEAEKWLTDPWEARDAYVSILLARTGDQRDRFLQAHARRELDPSRRVQVWKLLEMQRHALLMFTSCGWFFDDPSGLETTQVLTYAARAMQLAEAFGQALCEPFLLRLKPMRSNLLQYKDGAEIFERLVRPRMSTPIRVVADYALNALLDPPPLVHRRYVYEFASLERVFDVGGTPSFVAGRVELHDELTEEKSTVDYGAVHLGGHDFFCVADMAEPRRDTAWRQHLLATFRTRTLMDVLAELQKGFPNGHFTLGDMFVDERQQILERVTGEMLERARAFYRRIVTDNRRLIEFLVHHGLEIPEELRMAMRLVVQRSWVERAQEFVEGRASLDELAAVGDDAARWGIELEKEATAQAFGRALAEAVACIWRGPAQDCYERARALLEASGRLNVPVDLRCAQNLFYTFWQEKSDKSLPIPGHAIEELGHALGFAVGGDDETDAS, encoded by the coding sequence ATGAGCCCGAGCAAGCGGTACGTCTGCATCCACGGACACTTTTACCAGCCCCCGAGGGAAAACCCTTGGCTGGAGGTAATCGATCGGCAGGAATCAGCGGCACCCTATCACGACTGGAACGAACGGGTGACTGCTGAGTGCTACGAACCGAATGCTGCGGCTCGGGTGCTCGACCGCAAAGGTCGCATTTTGAAGCTTCGCAACAACTACGCGGCCATTAGCTTTAATTTTGGGCCTACGCTCCTTGCGTGGCTGCAGCGGACGCACCCGGAGTTGTATGGACGCATCATCGACTCCGATAGGGAGAGTCAGCGCCGGTATGGCGCCGGCAGCGCGATAGCGCAGGTATATGGCCACGCCATTTTACCTTTGGCCAGCCCGCGCGACCAGATAACGCAAGTGCGTTGGGGTATCCAAGACTTTTCCTTTCGCTTTGGCCGGCCGCCGGAGGGAATGTGGCTGCCCGAAACGGCTGTGGACGAGGCTTCGCTCCGTGTTTTGGCGGAGCATGGGATCCGCTTCACGATTCTCGCGCCTCATCAGGCACGCCGGGTTTCCTACGGCGGGGGCGCTTGGCACGATACTCACGGCGAGGGGATCGATCCAACGCGACCGTATCTCTGCGACCTAGGACAAGGGCGGTCGATTGTGGTGTTTTTTTACGATGGTCCAATCGCGCGCGGGATTGCGTTCGAAGGTTGGTTGCAAGATGGCCGTGCCCTTGCAGCGAGGATCGTCAGCCGGGCAGAGGGCATGCAGGAAAATGGCATCCTTCACGTCGCAGCGGATGGGGAAACTTACGGTCATCACCATCGCTTTGGTGAGATGGCACTGGCTGCGGCTCTGGAAGCTTTAGAAAATGACCCGCGCATCCGCCTCATCAACTACGGCGCGTACCTGCGGGCAGTAGAAGTGCGCGATCGCGTCGAGATTCGCCCGTTCACGTCTTGGAGTTGCGCACACGGGGTAGAACGCTGGCGCTCAGGGTGCTCATGTCACGCGGGACATCCTTCGTGGGACCACGCGTGGCGCGAACCGTTACGCGAAGCGCTGGACTGGCTCAAGGCCAAGCTCGATGTGCTTTTCGAGCAGGAGGCCGAGAAGTGGCTCACTGATCCCTGGGAGGCACGCGACGCCTATGTGTCCATTTTGCTTGCGCGCACGGGCGACCAACGCGACCGCTTTTTACAGGCCCACGCACGCCGCGAGCTCGATCCGTCGCGGCGCGTACAAGTGTGGAAACTGCTGGAGATGCAGCGCCATGCCTTGCTGATGTTCACGAGCTGCGGCTGGTTTTTCGACGACCCGAGCGGGTTGGAAACCACTCAGGTTTTGACTTACGCCGCCCGTGCCATGCAACTTGCCGAGGCTTTCGGGCAGGCCTTGTGCGAACCGTTTTTACTCCGACTCAAACCCATGCGGAGTAACCTCCTCCAGTACAAGGACGGCGCCGAAATCTTCGAACGGCTAGTGCGACCACGCATGAGCACTCCGATCCGAGTGGTCGCCGACTACGCTTTGAACGCACTGCTCGACCCGCCGCCGCTGGTACACAGGCGATACGTGTACGAGTTCGCTTCGCTCGAGAGAGTGTTCGATGTCGGAGGCACGCCGTCCTTTGTGGCCGGTCGAGTGGAGCTTCACGATGAGCTGACGGAGGAGAAAAGCACTGTAGATTACGGGGCCGTGCACCTCGGCGGGCACGATTTTTTCTGTGTCGCCGACATGGCAGAGCCGCGACGCGACACGGCATGGCGCCAGCACTTGCTGGCAACGTTCCGCACCCGGACGCTCATGGACGTGTTGGCGGAACTCCAAAAGGGTTTTCCCAATGGCCATTTCACCCTCGGCGACATGTTCGTCGATGAGCGGCAGCAAATTCTCGAACGGGTGACCGGGGAGATGCTGGAGCGTGCGCGGGCGTTTTACAGGCGGATTGTTACCGACAACCGGCGGCTAATCGAGTTCTTGGTTCACCACGGCCTCGAAATTCCCGAGGAGTTGCGGATGGCGATGCGTCTGGTCGTACAGCGCAGTTGGGTCGAGCGCGCCCAGGAATTCGTCGAGGGAAGAGCCTCGCTCGACGAGCTTGCCGCGGTAGGGGACGACGCGGCCCGTTGGGGCATCGAGCTGGAAAAGGAGGCCACCGCGCAGGCTTTTGGGCGAGCACTCGCGGAGGCGGTTGCCTGTATTTGGCGAGGCCCGGCACAAGACTGCTACGAACGCGCACGCGCCTTGCTGGAAGCGAGTGGACGTTTGAATGTGCCGGTGGACTTACGGTGCGCGCAAAACTTGTTCTACACGTTCTGGCAGGAAAAAAGCGACAAATCTCTTCCGATCCCCGGCCACGCCATAGAGGAGTTGGGGCACGCCTTGGGGTTTGCGGTGGGCGGCGACGATGAGACGGATGCTTCCTAA
- a CDS encoding lytic transglycosylase — MRGFGIGRLAVLLAAGLALADCANADIYVYRDARGVLHFTNAPAEPRYRFYRSEKESWRAARWTSWGRRYADPNRYKAYETIVREAAERHQVDVALVKAVIRAESDFVPDAVSPKGALGLMQLMPATARRHGVFRVFDPRENIDGGVRHLRYLLDRFNGNLRLALAAYNAGEAAVDRHGGVPPYPETWEYVARVLSFRDRYLRDRYAQRN; from the coding sequence ATGCGGGGATTCGGAATCGGGAGGTTGGCCGTATTGCTCGCAGCCGGGCTGGCGCTGGCAGACTGCGCCAATGCCGACATCTACGTGTATCGCGACGCCCGCGGCGTTTTGCATTTCACCAATGCGCCCGCTGAGCCAAGATATCGTTTCTACCGTTCGGAGAAAGAGTCGTGGCGAGCAGCTCGGTGGACTAGCTGGGGCCGGCGTTATGCGGATCCCAATCGGTACAAGGCCTACGAAACCATTGTACGAGAGGCCGCGGAGCGGCACCAGGTGGACGTAGCCCTAGTCAAAGCGGTGATCCGTGCGGAATCCGACTTTGTTCCCGACGCTGTCTCTCCGAAGGGAGCCCTGGGCTTGATGCAACTCATGCCCGCGACGGCACGCCGCCACGGCGTCTTTCGCGTTTTCGATCCGCGGGAAAACATTGATGGCGGCGTTCGCCACTTGCGTTACCTTTTGGATCGGTTCAACGGGAACCTGCGTTTGGCGTTGGCTGCGTACAACGCCGGAGAGGCGGCGGTCGATCGGCACGGAGGTGTCCCGCCGTACCCCGAAACATGGGAGTACGTGGCCCGAGTGTTGAGCTTCCGAGACCGCTACTTGCGAGATCGTTACGCCCAACGCAACTGA
- the pgsA gene encoding CDP-diacylglycerol--glycerol-3-phosphate 3-phosphatidyltransferase has product MWRELANWPNFFTVLRILLIPAVVAFLTDPGPTAALAATTTFFLASLSDFLDGYLARRYGLTTTLGKILDPLADKLIVAAVLVMLVAMDRTPHVPGWAVAVMISREIAVTGLRAVALAQGVIVEAETLGKYKMVLQMFALHGLLLHYPFFGIDFFSVGMYFFWLALVVAVWSGLEYYRHVLPRLWQTGTPAPLPR; this is encoded by the coding sequence TTGTGGAGAGAGCTCGCGAATTGGCCGAACTTCTTCACGGTCCTGCGCATTCTTCTCATCCCGGCCGTGGTCGCGTTTTTGACTGACCCGGGACCGACCGCTGCTCTCGCCGCTACCACCACGTTTTTTCTGGCATCCCTATCTGATTTTCTCGATGGTTATTTGGCTCGCCGTTACGGGCTGACCACCACGCTCGGGAAGATCCTAGACCCGCTCGCGGACAAGCTGATCGTGGCAGCCGTTCTCGTCATGCTGGTTGCCATGGATCGTACGCCTCATGTCCCCGGATGGGCGGTCGCGGTGATGATTTCACGGGAAATTGCGGTCACCGGCTTGCGCGCCGTCGCACTGGCGCAAGGCGTAATCGTAGAGGCCGAGACTCTTGGAAAATACAAGATGGTGCTGCAGATGTTCGCCCTCCACGGCCTACTTCTGCACTATCCGTTTTTTGGGATCGATTTCTTCTCGGTCGGTATGTACTTTTTCTGGCTGGCACTTGTCGTGGCCGTATGGTCCGGGCTCGAATACTACCGGCACGTCCTCCCCAGACTGTGGCAAACCGGCACGCCCGCCCCTCTGCCACGTTGA
- a CDS encoding acyl-CoA synthetase — translation MSEYGFWRFAQRCPERLALVEADGRRWTAGELLARANRLVHGLRQEDLQKGDCIAVVLPNSADFIALYLAAGQAGWYLVPINTHLTGPEIAYILQDSEAKVFVGSERFAAACVRAAEEAGLAPHRCFARGRIPGFRAIEELEAGQPDSLPDDRSAGQVMNYTSGTTGKPKGVRRPLSPYDPDTVFSMYAWFLAMFGIQAENDNVHLTGSPLYHTAVLLFAGASLHFGHAVVLMDKWTPEGCLQVAERFRATTTHMVPTQFHRLLALPDQVKSKYDVSSWRHVIHAAAPCPVDIKRRMLEWWGPVIYEYYAASEGGGTIVTPEEWLRYPGTVGRPWPGAEIRILDDEGRDCPPGVPGTVYMKLGQADFEYHKDKAKTEANRREGFFTVGDVGYLNEDGYLFLCDRKIDMIISGGANIYPAEIESVLLTHPKVADAAVFGIPNEDWGEEVKAVVELAPDVQPSAAVTEELLAFCRERLASYKCPRSIDFIQQMPRDPNGKLYKRKLRDPYWEGRDRKI, via the coding sequence ATGTCGGAATACGGTTTTTGGCGATTCGCGCAACGTTGTCCGGAACGTCTCGCGCTCGTGGAGGCCGATGGCCGCCGCTGGACTGCCGGAGAACTTTTGGCTCGTGCGAATCGGCTCGTTCACGGTTTGCGCCAGGAGGATCTGCAAAAAGGGGATTGTATAGCGGTGGTGCTGCCGAACAGCGCCGATTTCATCGCTCTCTATTTGGCGGCCGGCCAGGCGGGCTGGTACCTCGTGCCCATCAACACGCACCTGACCGGGCCCGAGATCGCGTACATCTTGCAGGACTCCGAGGCAAAGGTCTTTGTCGGTTCGGAACGCTTTGCGGCTGCGTGTGTCCGTGCGGCGGAGGAGGCCGGATTGGCGCCCCACCGTTGCTTTGCACGCGGTCGGATTCCTGGTTTCCGGGCGATCGAGGAATTGGAAGCCGGCCAGCCGGACTCGTTGCCCGACGACCGTAGCGCGGGGCAGGTGATGAACTACACCAGCGGCACGACCGGCAAGCCGAAGGGCGTGCGTCGCCCGCTGTCCCCGTATGATCCGGATACAGTGTTCTCCATGTACGCTTGGTTTCTGGCCATGTTCGGCATCCAAGCGGAAAACGACAACGTGCACCTCACCGGCTCGCCACTGTATCACACGGCTGTGTTGCTGTTTGCCGGGGCGTCGTTGCACTTTGGCCATGCGGTCGTGCTGATGGACAAGTGGACACCGGAAGGCTGCTTGCAAGTGGCCGAGCGATTCCGGGCCACCACAACGCACATGGTGCCGACTCAGTTCCACCGATTACTGGCGTTGCCGGACCAAGTGAAATCGAAGTACGATGTGTCCTCCTGGAGGCACGTGATCCATGCGGCTGCACCGTGCCCGGTGGACATCAAACGCCGGATGCTCGAGTGGTGGGGACCAGTCATTTACGAATACTACGCTGCGAGCGAGGGCGGCGGCACGATCGTGACACCGGAGGAATGGCTGCGCTACCCCGGTACTGTCGGCCGTCCCTGGCCGGGAGCAGAAATCCGCATCCTGGACGACGAAGGCCGCGACTGCCCACCGGGAGTGCCTGGAACGGTGTACATGAAGCTCGGCCAAGCGGATTTCGAGTATCACAAAGACAAGGCAAAGACCGAGGCGAACCGGAGAGAGGGATTTTTTACCGTCGGAGACGTGGGTTATTTGAACGAAGATGGCTACTTGTTTTTGTGTGATCGCAAGATCGACATGATCATTTCGGGTGGTGCGAACATTTACCCAGCAGAGATCGAATCTGTGTTGCTCACCCACCCGAAAGTCGCCGACGCGGCTGTCTTTGGGATTCCGAACGAAGACTGGGGAGAGGAAGTCAAAGCCGTAGTCGAGCTCGCGCCAGACGTTCAGCCGAGTGCGGCAGTGACGGAGGAACTTCTTGCATTTTGTCGGGAGCGGCTCGCCAGTTATAAGTGCCCGCGGAGTATCGATTTCATTCAGCAAATGCCTCGGGATCCGAATGGTAAGCTCTACAAGCGCAAGCTTCGCGATCCTTACTGGGAGGGCCGCGATCGCAAGATCTAG
- a CDS encoding acyl-CoA dehydrogenase, whose amino-acid sequence MDFSFSEEELAFAAEARAWLETHVPAAWRKDHMWTRSDDALWVAIARDWQRMLYEGGWAAISWPRELGGRGATVVERWLFEEELDRIGAPRPVASSGAVDLIGTALLRHGTEAQKKRFIIPLLSGEELWCQGFSEPGAGSDLASLQTRAERDGEHFVVNGQKVWTSHADLADWCFLLCRTEPEQPRHRGLSLLLVSMHSPGITVRPLRQMTGEAEFCEVFFEDVRVPRDSLLGEPGRGWEIAMGILAHERGPVWTFTFQRKIQRSFHHALTLACRRGGLRDPLARQRLAQTWIEVKLLELMGFRSITRLKRTGQPGTESSIEKVLGSETDQRLQEVAWALLGSLGLGAAVGWEESWHRVVHEYLYARSETIMGGTSEIQRNLIAQRLLGLPRG is encoded by the coding sequence ATGGATTTCTCGTTTTCGGAGGAGGAACTGGCATTTGCGGCCGAGGCTCGCGCGTGGTTGGAAACCCATGTACCTGCGGCGTGGCGTAAGGATCACATGTGGACCCGTTCGGACGACGCACTGTGGGTTGCCATTGCGCGTGATTGGCAGCGCATGCTGTACGAAGGCGGGTGGGCGGCGATCAGTTGGCCAAGGGAGCTGGGGGGGCGGGGAGCCACGGTAGTGGAGCGTTGGCTCTTTGAAGAGGAGCTCGATCGCATCGGTGCCCCGCGACCCGTTGCGAGCAGTGGGGCGGTGGACCTAATCGGAACGGCGCTTCTCCGCCACGGGACGGAGGCGCAAAAGAAGCGGTTTATCATCCCTCTTCTTTCCGGGGAGGAGCTCTGGTGCCAAGGCTTCTCGGAACCCGGTGCCGGGTCGGACCTCGCCTCGCTGCAGACCCGGGCAGAGCGCGACGGCGAGCATTTCGTCGTCAACGGCCAAAAAGTGTGGACGAGTCACGCGGATCTCGCGGATTGGTGTTTTCTCCTGTGCCGCACAGAGCCAGAACAGCCACGACATCGCGGGTTGAGCTTGTTGCTCGTCAGCATGCATTCGCCTGGAATTACCGTGAGGCCCTTGCGACAGATGACTGGCGAAGCCGAATTTTGTGAGGTTTTTTTCGAAGACGTGCGCGTTCCTCGGGACAGCCTGTTGGGGGAACCCGGCCGCGGATGGGAAATCGCCATGGGCATTTTGGCTCACGAGCGTGGGCCCGTCTGGACGTTCACCTTCCAGCGCAAGATCCAAAGAAGTTTCCACCACGCTCTAACGCTCGCTTGCCGTCGCGGCGGCTTGCGGGATCCGCTCGCGCGGCAGCGCTTGGCTCAGACATGGATCGAGGTGAAATTACTCGAGCTCATGGGATTCCGTAGCATTACGCGGCTCAAGCGTACCGGACAGCCCGGCACCGAGAGCTCGATCGAAAAAGTGTTGGGCAGCGAAACAGACCAGCGGTTGCAAGAGGTTGCGTGGGCGCTTTTAGGCAGCCTTGGCTTAGGAGCTGCGGTCGGGTGGGAGGAATCCTGGCATCGAGTCGTTCACGAGTATCTTTATGCGCGGAGCGAAACCATCATGGGAGGCACGTCGGAAATTCAAAGGAATTTGATCGCGCAACGCTTGTTGGGCCTCCCACGAGGATAA